The following proteins are encoded in a genomic region of Glycine soja cultivar W05 chromosome 17, ASM419377v2, whole genome shotgun sequence:
- the LOC114392139 gene encoding AP2-like ethylene-responsive transcription factor At1g16060 gives MAKKSQLRTQKNNVTTNDDNNLNVTNTVTTKVKRTRRSVPRDSPPQRSSIYRGVTRHRWTGRYEAHLWDKHCWNESQNKKGRQVYLGAYDNEEAAAHAYDLAALKYWGQDTILNFPLSNYLNELKEMEGQSREEYIGSLRRKSSGFSRGISKYRGVARHHHNGRWEARIGKVFGNKYLYLGTYATQEEAATAYDLAAIEYRGLNAVTNFDLSRYIKWLKPNNNTNNVIDDQISINLTNINNNNNCTNSFTPSPDQEQEASFFHNKDSLNNTIVEEVTLVPHQPRPASATSALELLLQSSKFKEMMEMTSVANLSSTQMESELPQCTFPDHIQTYFEYEDSNRYEEGDDLMFKFNEFSSIVPFYQCDEFES, from the exons ATGGCCAAAAAATCACAGCTGCGTACCCAGAAAAACAATGTTACCACCAATGACGATAATAATCTTAACGTAACTAACACTGTGACCACCAAGGTGAAACGAACAAGGAGAAGTGTCCCTAGAGACTCCCCACCTCAACGCAGCTCAATATACCGAGGAGTCACTAG GCACCGATGGACAGGCCGATACGAAGCTCATTTGTGGGACAAACATTGCTGGAATGAATCACAGAACAAAAAAGGGCGACAAG TCTACCTTG GCGCTTATGACAATGAAGAGGCAGCAGCACATGCTTATGATCTAGCAGCACTGAAATACTGGGGTCAAGATACCATTCTTAATTTTCCg TTATCAAACTACCTGAACGAACTGAAAGAAATGGAGGGTCAATCACGGGAGGAGTATATCGGATCGCTGAGGAG GAAAAGCAGTGGTTTTTCTCGGGGAATTTCTAAATACAGAGGTGTTGCAAG ACATCATCATAACGGAAGGTGGGAGGCTCGGATTGGCAAAGTTTTTGGCAATAAATATCTTTACCTCGGAACTTATG CTACCCAAGAAGAAGCTGCTACTGCCTATGACCTGGCAGCCATAGAATACCGTGGACTCAATGCTGTCACCAATTTCGATCTCAGCCGTTACATTAAGTGGCTTAAGCCTAACAACAACACCAACAACGTTATCGACGACCAGATTAGTATTAATCTCACtaacataaacaataataataattgcacTAACAGCTTCACCCCAAGTCCTGATCAAGAACAAGAAGCTAGCTTCTTCCACAACAAAGATTCACTCAATAATACTATTGTAGAAGAAGTCACGTTGGTGCCACATCAGCCTCGTCCAGCGAGTGCCACGTCAGCATTGGAGCTTCTACTTCAGTCATCAAAGTTCAAGGAAATGATGGAGATGACATCTGTGGCCAATCTTTCATCAACACAGATGGAATCTGAGTTGCCACAGTGCACATTTCCTGATCACATTCAGACGTACTTTGAGTATGAAGATTCCAATAGATATGAGGAAGGAGATGATCTCATGTTCAAGTTCAACGAGTTCAGCTCCATTGTGCCGTTTTACCAATGTGACGAGTTCGAGAGTTGA
- the LOC114392659 gene encoding S-adenosylmethionine decarboxylase proenzyme-like → MVESEKTEAGFEGFEKRVEISFSFSESGEPKKLGLRALSGAQIKSILEAARCSIVSQLSNSELDSYVLSESSLFVFPLKIILKTCGTTRLLLSVKPILDLAASLSLSVFAVKYSRGSFLFPNDQPAPHDTFLNEVALLNHYFAHLNAKAYVIGNPNRCWHLYSACGEAATLSLTVEICMTGLDRDKARVFHKEWGGGKMTEMSGISEIVQSHVICDFEFEPCGYSMNGIEGAAFSTVHVTPENGFSYGSYEVQGLDPGSNGFGALVRKVLKCFCPSDFSVAVTCEVGAEDWAMSDADVEGYCCQNVVKQQLLPGKGCLVYRTYSARGRGRGSPKIAIVKCSNEIEKEELVLSSCLTST, encoded by the coding sequence ATGGTTGAGAGTGAGAAAACAGAAGCAGGCTTCGAAGGGTTTGAGAAGCGCGTGgagatttcattttcattcagcGAGAGCGGGGAGCCCAAGAAACTAGGGCTTAGGGCCCTGAGTGGGGCCCAAATAAAGTCAATTCTGGAAGCCGCCCGTTGCAGCATTGTGTCGCAGCTCTCAAATTCGGAATTGGACTCTTACGTGCTCTCCGAGTCCAGCCTCTTTGTCTTCCCTTTGAAGATCATACTGAAAACTTGCGGCACCACCAGGCTCCTCCTATCCGTTAAGCCCATTCTCGACCTTGCAGCTTCACTATCACTCTCTGTTTTCGCCGTTAAGTACTCGCGCGGCTCCTTTCTTTTCCCAAATGACCAGCCTGCCCCTCACGACACTTTCTTAAACGAAGTTGCATTGCTTAATCACTATTTTGCCCATCTTAATGCCAAGGCCTACGTCATCGGCAACCCAAATCGCTGCTGGCACCTCTACTCCGCCTGCGGCGAAGCTGCCACGTTGTCGTTGACCGTTGAAATTTGCATGACCGGGTTGGACCGCGACAAGGCCCGCGTGTTTCACAAGGAATGGGGAGGGGGCAAAATGACGGAAATGTCCGGGATTTCGGAGATTGTTCAGAGTCACGTGATCTGCGACTTCGAGTTTGAGCCGTGCGGGTACTCCATGAATGGGATCGAGGGTGCGGCGTTTTCTACCGTGCACGTGACCCCGGAAAATGGGTTCAGTTATGGAAGCTACGAGGTGCAGGGGTTGGACCCGGGGTCAAATGGTTTCGGGGCGCTGGTGAGAAAGGTGCTCAAGTGCTTTTGCCCCAGTGACTTCTCTGTTGCTGTCACGTGTGAAGTGGGTGCCGAGGACTGGGCCATGTCGGATGCTGACGTGGAGGGGTATTGCTGCCAGAACGTGGTGAAGCAACAGTTGCTGCCGGGGAAGGGCTGTCTAGTTTACCGGACTTACTCCGCTAGAGGCAGAGGGAGAGGGTCGCCCAAAATAGCCATCGTCAAGTGCAGCAATGAGATTGAGAAGGAGGAGCTTGTGCTTTCTTCCTGTCTCACTTCTACTTAG
- the LOC114393199 gene encoding gamma-glutamyl peptidase 5-like, with protein MVTEGEISSRRYALLLAVNDSEYVKKAYGGYYNVYVEAFGEEGDTWDLFRVYDGDFPDFSDLNKYHGFVITGSPSDAYGNDYWILKLCFMLQTLDAMQKKVLGICFGHQVLCRALGGRVCKSNTGWDVGFRQVHFMKDLTRSYRYLAEHEMMTESLSIIEVHQDEVYEVPLGAEVIASSDKTRVEMFAISDHILGIQGHPEYSRDILFNLIGRLQNMNVIEEGLAEDLKCRFQSAEADKKCWGKICRNFLRGK; from the exons ATGGTAACTGAAGGTGAAATTAGTAGTAGAAGATATGCTCTTCTGCTAGCAGTGAATGATTCTGAGTATGTAAAGAAAGCATATGGTGGCTACTATAACGTCTATGTAGAAGCCTTTGGGGAAGAAGGAGATACGTGGGATTTGTTTAGAGTCTACGACGGGGATTTCCCTGACTTCAGTGACCTCAATAAATACCATGGGTTTGTGATCACTGGTAGCCCCAGTGATGCCTATGGAAATGATTACTGGATCCTTAAACTCTGTTTCATGTTGCAAACTCTTGATGCCATGCAGAAAAAAGTCCTTGGCATTTGCTTTGGTCACCAG GTACTATGCAGGGCTTTGGGTGGAAGGGTTTGTAAATCGAACACAGGTTGGGATGTTGGCTTTAGACAAGTGCATTTCATGAAAGATCTAACTCGATCTTATAGGTACCTAGCGGAACATGAAATGATGACAGAATCGCTTTCCATCATTGAGGTACACCAAGATGAGGTTTATGAGGTTCCTCTGGGTGCAGAAGTGATTGCATCGTCAGACAAAACTAGAGTGGAAATGTTTGCGATTTCAGACCACATTCTTGGAATTCAGGGTCATCCTGAGTATAGCAGAGATATACTGTTTAATCTGATTGGTCGGCTGCAGAATATGAATGTCATAGAG GAAGGATTAGCTGAAGATTTGAAGTGTCGATTTCAGTCAGCTGAGGCAGACAAGAAGTGCTGGGGGAAAATTTGCCGAAACTTTCTCAGGGGAAAATAA